A genomic region of Streptomyces diastaticus subsp. diastaticus contains the following coding sequences:
- a CDS encoding DoxX family protein translates to MTAPSTSPTLSACPGRSTAPALRPAGLDAGLLLLRIAVGAIMAAHGAQKLFGWFGGGGIDGTAQFFTSVGYPAGETMATVAALTETFGGLALILGLLTPLAAAAVTGTMLNALAVKWDGGFFAPEGVEYELLLVAAAAALALTGPGRLAADRALPPLREHRTTHGVGALALAVVTAGVVLLLRA, encoded by the coding sequence ATGACGGCCCCCAGCACCTCCCCCACCCTCTCGGCCTGTCCCGGCCGTTCCACCGCCCCGGCCCTCCGCCCGGCCGGTCTCGACGCCGGACTGCTGCTCCTGCGGATCGCGGTCGGCGCGATCATGGCCGCGCACGGCGCGCAGAAGCTGTTCGGCTGGTTCGGCGGCGGCGGCATCGACGGGACCGCCCAGTTCTTCACCTCCGTCGGCTACCCGGCCGGGGAGACGATGGCCACCGTCGCCGCGCTCACCGAGACCTTCGGCGGCCTGGCCCTGATCCTCGGCCTGCTCACCCCGCTGGCCGCCGCCGCGGTCACCGGCACCATGCTCAACGCCCTCGCGGTCAAGTGGGACGGCGGCTTCTTCGCCCCGGAGGGCGTCGAGTACGAGCTGCTCCTCGTCGCCGCCGCGGCGGCCCTCGCCCTGACCGGCCCGGGCCGCCTCGCCGCCGACCGCGCCCTGCCGCCGCTGCGCGAGCACCGCACCACGCACGGCGTCGGGGCCCTGGCCCTCGCCGTGGTCACGGCGGGCGTCGTCCTGCTGCTGCGGGCCTGA
- a CDS encoding N-formylglutamate amidohydrolase — MGYTHLMTPTPASAPYRLLPGAEDSPVLLHVPHSSRTVPPEVRRGLLLDDAALARELDLLTDAHTAELAALATALAPHTPWRFVNGLSRLVVDPERFPDDREEMSAAGMGAVYTRTAHRAPLRPDGFDPVPLLDRYFHPYAEAMTGAVQDRLDATGRAVILDVHSYPARPLPYELPPTGPRPPVCLGTDAFHTPPALLAHARAAFGDAPDSDLDTPFAGAYVPLRFHGTDARVTALMLELRRDTYLTEPAGPTHAGLTTLAKSLAGLVDRVSG; from the coding sequence ATGGGGTACACCCACCTCATGACCCCGACTCCGGCTTCCGCCCCGTACCGTCTCCTCCCCGGCGCCGAGGACTCCCCCGTACTGCTCCACGTCCCGCACTCCTCGCGGACCGTCCCGCCCGAGGTCCGTCGCGGTCTGCTGCTGGACGACGCGGCGCTCGCCCGCGAACTGGATCTGCTGACCGACGCGCACACCGCCGAACTGGCCGCCCTCGCCACGGCGCTGGCCCCGCACACCCCCTGGCGGTTCGTCAACGGCCTGTCCCGGCTCGTCGTCGATCCCGAGCGCTTCCCCGACGACCGCGAGGAGATGAGCGCGGCCGGCATGGGCGCCGTCTACACCCGTACCGCCCACCGGGCCCCCCTGCGGCCCGACGGTTTCGACCCGGTCCCGCTGCTCGACCGCTACTTCCACCCCTACGCCGAGGCGATGACCGGGGCCGTGCAGGACCGCCTCGACGCCACCGGCCGCGCCGTCATCCTCGATGTGCACTCCTACCCGGCCCGGCCGCTTCCGTACGAGCTGCCGCCCACCGGTCCGCGCCCACCGGTCTGCCTGGGCACCGACGCCTTCCACACGCCGCCCGCCCTGCTCGCCCACGCCCGGGCGGCGTTCGGCGACGCGCCGGACAGCGACCTCGACACGCCGTTCGCCGGGGCTTACGTACCGCTGCGCTTCCACGGCACGGACGCCCGCGTCACCGCGCTCATGCTGGAGCTGCGCCGCGACACCTACCTCACCGAGCCGGCCGGTCCCACCCACGCGGGTCTCACCACGCTCGCCAAGTCCCTCGCCGGCCTGGTCGACCGCGTCTCGGGCTGA
- the rbsD gene encoding D-ribose pyranase, whose amino-acid sequence MKRSGILNRHLAGALAELGHGDEVLVCDAGMPIPPGPRVVDLAFRAGVPSFAEVLDGLLAELVVEGATAAEEVRTAAPGTAGMLAERLPGLDHVSHEELKARTARARLVVRTGEATPYANVSLRCGVFF is encoded by the coding sequence GTGAAGCGCTCCGGCATCCTCAACCGGCACCTCGCCGGGGCGCTGGCCGAACTCGGCCACGGCGACGAGGTCCTCGTCTGCGACGCGGGCATGCCGATACCGCCGGGTCCGCGCGTGGTCGACCTGGCCTTCCGGGCCGGGGTCCCCTCCTTCGCCGAGGTCCTCGACGGGCTCCTCGCGGAGCTGGTGGTGGAAGGCGCGACGGCCGCCGAGGAGGTGCGCACCGCCGCGCCCGGCACCGCCGGGATGCTCGCCGAGCGGCTGCCCGGGCTGGACCACGTCAGCCATGAGGAGCTGAAGGCACGCACCGCGCGGGCCCGACTGGTGGTCCGCACCGGCGAGGCGACTCCGTACGCCAACGTCTCCCTGCGGTGCGGGGTCTTCTTCTGA
- a CDS encoding ribokinase, whose product MQEEHAGHDLLVVGSANADLVIGVERRPAPGETVLGSDLAVHPGGKGGNQAVAAARLGARTALLARVGDDAHGRLLLDAQRAAGTDTSGVLAGGAPTGVALITVDPSGDNSIVVSPGANARLTPADVRAAAPLVAGARVVSTMLEIPLETVAELVRTLPPEGRLVLNPSPPAPLPAEVLAACDPLVVNEHEARFILGEAAGEAPGEWARGLLALGPRSVVVTLGADGALVAEAGAPEGVRVPSLKVEAVDTTGAGDAFTAALAWRLGLGESLAEAARYAVRVGAAAVTRPGAQASYPTAEEVGAS is encoded by the coding sequence GTGCAGGAAGAGCACGCGGGCCACGACCTGCTGGTCGTCGGTTCGGCCAACGCCGACCTGGTGATCGGTGTCGAACGCAGGCCGGCCCCCGGCGAGACGGTGCTCGGCTCCGATCTCGCGGTCCACCCTGGCGGCAAGGGCGGCAACCAGGCCGTCGCCGCCGCCCGCCTCGGCGCCCGTACGGCGCTGCTGGCGCGGGTCGGCGACGACGCCCACGGCCGGCTGCTGCTCGACGCGCAGCGCGCGGCCGGCACCGACACCTCCGGGGTACTGGCCGGCGGGGCGCCCACCGGAGTCGCCCTGATCACCGTGGACCCCTCGGGCGACAACAGCATCGTCGTCTCCCCGGGGGCCAACGCCCGGCTCACCCCGGCCGACGTGCGGGCCGCCGCGCCCCTCGTGGCGGGGGCGCGGGTGGTCTCCACCATGCTGGAGATCCCGCTGGAGACGGTGGCGGAGCTGGTGCGGACCCTGCCCCCCGAGGGGCGGCTGGTGCTCAACCCGTCGCCGCCCGCGCCGTTGCCCGCCGAGGTGCTGGCCGCCTGCGACCCGCTGGTGGTCAACGAGCACGAGGCCCGGTTCATCCTGGGCGAGGCGGCGGGCGAGGCCCCCGGGGAGTGGGCGCGAGGGCTGCTGGCCCTCGGCCCGCGCTCGGTGGTCGTCACCCTCGGCGCGGACGGCGCGCTGGTCGCCGAGGCCGGTGCCCCGGAGGGCGTACGGGTGCCGAGCCTCAAGGTCGAGGCGGTCGACACCACCGGCGCGGGCGACGCCTTCACGGCCGCTCTCGCCTGGCGGCTCGGCCTCGGCGAGAGCCTGGCCGAGGCGGCCCGGTACGCGGTGCGGGTCGGTGCCGCCGCCGTCACCCGGCCCGGCGCCCAGGCGTCGTACCCGACCGCCGAGGAGGTGGGCGCCTCGTGA
- a CDS encoding ABC transporter permease/substrate-binding protein — translation MATDTVKNNTGSGGGSASALRRVLLDNGALSALVVLVVAMSVLSGDFLTTDNLLNVGVQAAVTAILAFGVTFVIVSAGIDLSVGSVAALSATVLAWLATSEGVPVVLAVLLAAATGLACGLVNGALISYGKLPPFIATLAMLSIGRGLSLVISQGSPIAFPDSVSKLGDTLGGWLPVPVLVMIAMGLITAVVLRRTYIGRSMYAIGGNEEAARLSGIRVKRQKLVIYALSGLFAAVAGVVLASRLSSAQPQAAQGYELDAIAAVVIGGASLAGGVGKASGTLIGALILAVLRNGLNLLSVSAFWQQVVIGVVIALAVLLDTLRRRTGSTAGAAGAPGAPGSGGRKKNAAKFGTAALVVAAVVAAVSVLNPGSSSTTTKIGMSLSTLNNPFFVQMKEGAQAEAKAAGVELTVTDAQNDASQQANQLQNFTSSGVASVIVNPVDSDAVGPAVRGANKAEIPVIAADRGVNKADTAAFVASDNVEGGKLAARSLAGELGGKGKIVVLQGTAGTSASRERGAGFAEGLKEFPDIKVVAKQPADFDRSKGLDVMTNLLQGNGDIDGVFAENDEMALGAAKALGAKAGKDVAVVGFDGTPDGLKAVEAGTLFASVAQQPDELGKAAVQNAVKAARGEKTEAQVMVPVKVVTAKNVADFS, via the coding sequence GTGGCCACTGACACCGTCAAGAACAACACGGGCAGCGGCGGCGGCTCCGCCTCGGCACTGCGCCGCGTCCTGCTCGACAACGGCGCGCTCAGCGCCCTGGTGGTCCTGGTCGTCGCCATGTCGGTGCTCTCCGGCGACTTCCTGACCACGGACAACCTGCTCAACGTCGGCGTCCAGGCCGCGGTCACCGCGATCCTCGCCTTCGGCGTCACCTTCGTCATCGTCTCGGCCGGCATCGACCTCTCGGTCGGCTCGGTCGCCGCCCTGTCGGCCACCGTGCTGGCCTGGCTGGCCACCAGTGAAGGCGTACCCGTCGTCCTCGCGGTGCTGCTCGCCGCCGCCACCGGCCTCGCCTGCGGCCTGGTCAACGGCGCGCTCATCTCGTACGGCAAACTCCCGCCGTTCATCGCGACGCTGGCCATGCTCTCCATCGGACGCGGTCTCTCCCTGGTCATCTCGCAGGGCAGCCCCATCGCCTTCCCCGACTCGGTCTCCAAGCTCGGTGACACCCTCGGCGGCTGGCTGCCGGTGCCCGTGCTGGTCATGATCGCGATGGGCCTGATCACCGCTGTCGTGCTGCGCCGCACCTACATCGGCCGCTCGATGTACGCGATCGGCGGCAACGAGGAGGCGGCCCGCCTCTCCGGCATCCGCGTCAAGCGCCAGAAGCTCGTCATCTACGCCCTCTCCGGCCTCTTCGCGGCCGTCGCCGGCGTCGTCCTCGCCTCCCGCCTCTCCTCCGCGCAGCCGCAGGCCGCCCAGGGGTACGAGCTGGACGCCATCGCCGCCGTCGTCATCGGCGGCGCCAGCCTCGCCGGCGGTGTCGGCAAGGCGTCGGGCACCCTCATCGGCGCGCTGATCCTCGCCGTGCTCCGCAACGGCCTCAACCTCCTCTCCGTCTCCGCCTTCTGGCAGCAGGTCGTCATCGGCGTCGTCATCGCGCTCGCCGTCCTCCTCGACACGCTGCGCCGCCGCACCGGCTCCACGGCGGGCGCCGCCGGAGCACCGGGAGCGCCGGGCTCGGGCGGCAGGAAGAAGAACGCGGCCAAGTTCGGTACAGCCGCCCTCGTCGTGGCCGCCGTGGTCGCCGCCGTCTCGGTGCTCAACCCGGGCTCGTCCTCGACCACCACCAAGATCGGCATGTCGCTCTCCACCCTCAACAACCCCTTCTTCGTCCAGATGAAGGAGGGCGCCCAGGCCGAGGCGAAGGCCGCCGGGGTCGAACTGACCGTCACCGACGCCCAGAACGACGCCTCCCAGCAGGCCAACCAGCTCCAGAACTTCACCAGCTCCGGCGTGGCCTCGGTCATCGTCAACCCGGTCGACTCCGACGCCGTGGGCCCCGCCGTGCGCGGTGCCAACAAGGCGGAGATCCCGGTGATCGCCGCCGACCGCGGGGTCAACAAGGCCGACACGGCCGCGTTCGTCGCCTCCGACAACGTCGAGGGCGGCAAGCTCGCCGCCCGGTCGCTCGCCGGGGAGCTGGGCGGCAAGGGCAAGATCGTCGTCCTCCAGGGCACGGCCGGCACCTCCGCCAGCCGTGAGCGCGGCGCCGGCTTCGCCGAGGGGCTCAAGGAGTTCCCGGACATCAAGGTCGTCGCCAAGCAGCCGGCCGACTTCGACCGCTCCAAGGGCCTGGACGTCATGACCAACCTGCTCCAGGGCAACGGCGACATCGACGGCGTCTTCGCCGAGAACGACGAGATGGCGCTCGGCGCGGCGAAGGCGCTCGGCGCCAAGGCGGGCAAGGATGTCGCCGTGGTCGGCTTCGACGGGACGCCCGACGGGCTGAAGGCGGTCGAGGCGGGAACCCTGTTCGCCTCCGTCGCCCAGCAGCCCGACGAACTCGGCAAGGCCGCCGTGCAGAACGCCGTCAAGGCCGCGCGCGGGGAGAAGACCGAGGCCCAGGTGATGGTGCCGGTCAAGGTCGTCACCGCGAAGAACGTCGCCGACTTCTCCTGA
- a CDS encoding sugar ABC transporter ATP-binding protein, whose translation MSNPDELLRIENIRKTFPGVVALDSVDFDLRRGEVHVLLGENGAGKSTLIKMLSGAYRPDSGTLYAEGREVRIQSAQDAERLGIATIYQEFNLVPDLTVAENIFLGRQPRRFGLIDRRKMEADAEELLRRVGVQVSPRARVRDLGIARLQMVEIAKALSLDARVLIMDEPTAVLTSEEVEKLFAIVRQLRADGVGIIFITHHLEEIAALGDRVTVLRDGRSVEQVPASTPEDELVRLMVGRSIDQQYPREHPEQGEPLLTVRGLTQNGVFQDVAFEVRAGEIVGLAGLVGAGRTEVARAVFGADPYDRGSVEVLGRELPRHDVNAAMAAGLGLVPEDRKGQGLVLDASVQENLGLVTLRSASRGGLVDLKGQRTAAARIAEQLGVRMAGLGQHVRTLSGGNQQKVVIGKWLLADTKVLILDEPTRGIDVGAKVEIYQLMNELTASGHAVLMISSDLPEVLGMSDRVLVMAQGRLAGELTGDAATQDAVMALAVTTPPSNDPAVKEVEAPRGH comes from the coding sequence GTGAGCAACCCGGACGAGTTGCTGCGCATCGAGAACATCCGCAAGACCTTCCCCGGCGTCGTCGCCCTCGACTCGGTCGACTTCGACCTGCGCCGCGGCGAGGTGCACGTGCTGCTCGGTGAGAACGGGGCCGGCAAGAGCACCCTGATCAAGATGCTCTCCGGCGCCTACCGCCCCGACAGCGGCACCCTCTACGCCGAGGGCCGCGAGGTGCGCATCCAGAGCGCCCAGGACGCCGAGCGTCTGGGGATCGCCACCATCTACCAGGAGTTCAACCTGGTACCGGACCTCACGGTCGCCGAGAACATCTTCCTCGGCCGCCAGCCGCGCCGGTTCGGCCTCATCGACCGAAGGAAGATGGAGGCCGACGCCGAGGAACTGCTGCGCCGCGTCGGCGTCCAGGTCTCCCCGCGCGCCCGGGTCCGCGACCTCGGCATCGCCCGCCTCCAGATGGTGGAGATCGCCAAGGCGCTCAGCCTCGACGCGCGCGTGCTGATCATGGACGAGCCGACCGCCGTCCTCACCTCCGAGGAGGTGGAGAAGCTCTTCGCCATCGTGCGGCAGCTCCGCGCCGACGGCGTCGGCATCATCTTCATCACCCACCACCTGGAGGAGATCGCCGCCCTCGGCGACCGCGTCACCGTGCTGCGCGACGGCCGCTCCGTCGAGCAGGTCCCCGCCTCCACGCCGGAGGACGAACTGGTCCGCCTGATGGTCGGCCGCAGCATCGACCAGCAGTACCCGCGGGAGCACCCGGAACAGGGCGAGCCGCTGCTGACCGTGCGCGGTCTCACCCAAAACGGCGTCTTCCAGGACGTCGCCTTCGAAGTCCGGGCCGGAGAGATCGTCGGCCTCGCCGGACTGGTCGGTGCCGGACGCACCGAGGTCGCCCGTGCCGTCTTCGGCGCCGACCCGTACGACCGGGGCAGCGTCGAGGTGCTCGGCCGTGAGCTGCCCCGCCACGACGTCAACGCCGCCATGGCCGCCGGGCTCGGGCTGGTCCCCGAGGACCGCAAGGGCCAGGGGCTGGTGCTCGACGCCTCCGTGCAGGAGAACCTCGGCCTGGTCACCCTCAGGTCCGCCTCGCGCGGCGGCCTGGTCGACCTCAAGGGCCAGCGCACCGCCGCCGCCCGCATCGCCGAACAACTCGGCGTGCGGATGGCGGGCCTCGGCCAGCACGTGCGCACCCTCTCCGGCGGCAACCAGCAGAAGGTCGTCATCGGCAAGTGGCTGCTGGCCGACACCAAGGTGCTCATCCTCGACGAGCCCACCCGCGGCATCGACGTGGGCGCCAAGGTGGAGATCTACCAGCTCATGAACGAGCTGACCGCCTCCGGCCACGCCGTGCTGATGATCTCCAGCGACCTGCCCGAGGTCCTCGGCATGAGCGACCGCGTCCTGGTCATGGCCCAGGGCCGCCTCGCCGGTGAACTCACCGGTGACGCCGCCACCCAGGACGCCGTGATGGCCCTCGCCGTCACCACACCCCCCTCGAACGACCCCGCAGTGAAGGAAGTGGAGGCCCCCCGTGGCCACTGA
- a CDS encoding LacI family DNA-binding transcriptional regulator produces the protein MAGIKDVAAAAGLSVATVSRVLNGHPSVSEGARTRVMAAVEGLGYRPNALARSLRTDQTRTLGLVISDVLNPYFTELARSVEEEARALGYSVVIGNANERPDLQDHHVRTLLDRRIDGLLVSPADGSSPLMRQTAEGPTPMVFVDRWMPGLDVPVVRSDGTGAIRDLVAHLHGLGHRRLAIIAGPAATTTGHERVEAFRQALRAHGIPLPAELVGQGDFQADSGRRVTEGFLALPEPPDVVFAADNLMALGALDAIRARGLAVPDDIGLAAFDDIPWFVHTGPPITAVAQPTADLGRAAVRALADLIEGREPQSVILPSHLVVRRSCGEPATTAPDPRDARSKL, from the coding sequence ATGGCGGGCATCAAGGATGTCGCCGCGGCGGCGGGGCTTTCCGTCGCCACGGTCTCGCGGGTGCTGAACGGGCACCCGTCGGTGAGCGAAGGCGCCCGCACCCGGGTGATGGCCGCCGTGGAAGGGCTCGGATACCGGCCCAACGCCCTCGCCCGGTCGCTGCGCACCGACCAGACGCGGACCCTCGGCCTGGTCATCAGTGACGTGCTCAACCCGTACTTCACCGAACTGGCCCGGTCGGTGGAGGAGGAGGCGCGGGCGCTCGGCTACAGCGTCGTCATCGGTAACGCCAACGAGCGGCCCGACCTCCAGGACCACCACGTGCGGACCCTGCTCGACCGGCGGATCGACGGACTCCTCGTCTCCCCCGCCGACGGCAGCTCCCCGCTGATGCGGCAGACCGCCGAGGGCCCCACCCCGATGGTCTTCGTCGACCGCTGGATGCCGGGCCTCGACGTCCCCGTGGTCCGGTCCGACGGCACCGGTGCCATCCGGGACCTCGTCGCCCACCTGCACGGCCTCGGCCACCGCAGGCTCGCCATCATCGCCGGACCCGCCGCGACCACCACCGGGCACGAGCGCGTCGAGGCCTTCCGCCAGGCCCTGCGCGCCCACGGCATCCCGCTCCCCGCCGAACTCGTCGGCCAGGGCGACTTCCAGGCGGACAGCGGACGGCGCGTCACCGAGGGGTTCCTCGCCCTGCCCGAGCCACCCGACGTGGTCTTCGCCGCCGACAACCTGATGGCGCTCGGCGCGCTCGACGCGATCCGCGCCCGGGGCCTCGCGGTCCCGGACGACATCGGCCTCGCGGCCTTCGACGACATCCCCTGGTTCGTGCACACCGGGCCGCCGATCACCGCCGTCGCCCAGCCCACCGCAGACCTCGGCCGGGCCGCCGTGCGTGCCCTGGCCGACCTCATCGAGGGCAGGGAACCGCAGTCGGTCATCCTCCCCTCCCACCTCGTCGTCCGCCGTTCCTGCGGCGAGCCCGCCACGACGGCACCCGACCCCCGCGACGCAAGGAGCAAGCTGTGA
- a CDS encoding DUF4235 domain-containing protein — MKASKVLYKPFGMALGAAGGALAGAVFRKVWKAIGHDDEAPGATDQERGWREIVLAAALQGAIFAAVKAVVDRSGATTVKRLTGSWPA; from the coding sequence ATGAAGGCGTCCAAGGTGCTCTACAAGCCGTTCGGCATGGCCCTGGGGGCGGCCGGCGGCGCACTGGCCGGGGCGGTCTTCCGGAAGGTGTGGAAGGCCATCGGCCACGACGACGAGGCGCCCGGCGCCACCGACCAGGAACGCGGCTGGCGCGAGATCGTCCTGGCGGCGGCCCTGCAGGGCGCGATCTTCGCGGCCGTCAAGGCGGTGGTGGACCGCAGCGGCGCCACCACCGTCAAGCGGCTCACCGGTTCCTGGCCGGCCTGA
- a CDS encoding DUF3618 domain-containing protein: protein MTPQAGDDDSTPTPEELREQVEGAREELGMTVEALAAKADVKAQAQAKASDLKAQARARAADALDRAPQPVREKAYQVTEAARGGKAGPLLGAGLAVLALYVVVARGRRRR, encoded by the coding sequence ATGACCCCGCAAGCCGGCGATGACGACTCCACGCCGACCCCCGAGGAACTCCGCGAACAGGTGGAGGGCGCCCGGGAGGAGCTCGGCATGACCGTGGAGGCCCTGGCAGCCAAGGCGGACGTGAAGGCCCAGGCCCAGGCGAAGGCCTCCGACCTCAAGGCGCAGGCGCGGGCCAGGGCGGCGGACGCCCTGGACCGGGCCCCGCAGCCGGTGCGCGAGAAGGCGTACCAGGTGACCGAGGCCGCCCGGGGCGGCAAGGCCGGGCCGCTGCTCGGCGCCGGCCTGGCGGTCCTCGCCCTGTACGTCGTCGTGGCGCGGGGCAGGAGGCGGCGATGA
- a CDS encoding phage holin family protein encodes MSTPSGRPPSPEGPAGTNGQQSVGDLVKQASEQIAELTRQELRLARAEMAEKGRRAGLGGGLFGAAGIIGFLALAALVATAIAALSLVWPLWCAALVVALVLGALAGLLAALGKKQLGRAAPPVPEEVVDNVKADVAQIKEGTRR; translated from the coding sequence ATGAGCACCCCCTCCGGCAGGCCCCCGTCTCCTGAGGGCCCGGCAGGGACGAACGGCCAGCAGTCCGTCGGCGACCTCGTGAAACAGGCCTCCGAGCAGATCGCCGAGCTGACCCGGCAGGAACTGCGCCTGGCCCGGGCCGAGATGGCTGAGAAGGGTAGACGCGCGGGGCTCGGCGGCGGCCTCTTCGGCGCCGCCGGGATCATCGGCTTCCTCGCCCTGGCGGCTCTGGTGGCGACCGCGATCGCCGCGCTGTCCCTGGTGTGGCCCCTCTGGTGCGCCGCCCTGGTGGTGGCGCTCGTCCTCGGGGCGCTGGCCGGACTGCTCGCCGCGCTCGGCAAGAAGCAGCTCGGCCGGGCCGCGCCGCCCGTGCCCGAGGAAGTCGTGGACAACGTGAAGGCCGACGTGGCCCAGATCAAGGAAGGAACCCGTCGATGA
- a CDS encoding YihY/virulence factor BrkB family protein — MAPNRDGTKDDTSPPGLRPERGDEGSAEPGPSPEVEREAPEQPTDLRKKSWKAVLRRTAAEFNDDELADRAAALTYYGVLALFPGLLVLVSLLGMAGESATRRVLDAIKKMAPGPARDVVTSAVEQLQGAGGLGSLLAVVGVLAALWSASGYVGAFIRSSNAVYDMPEGRPVWKVLPVRLGITVALLAMAGASGLIVVLTGDLARRAGSVLGVGDTALTVWSLAKWPVLLFLVTLMIALLFWAAPNARTKGFRWVSPGSFLALLIWILASAGFAVYVANFGSYNKTYGALAGVVVFLVWLWISNIAILLGLEFDAELARERAVVGGHPVDEEPYVEPRDTRSWSEEDHREAESG, encoded by the coding sequence ATGGCACCGAACAGGGATGGAACGAAGGACGACACGTCGCCGCCCGGCCTGCGGCCGGAGCGCGGGGACGAGGGCTCCGCGGAGCCGGGGCCCTCGCCCGAGGTCGAGCGGGAGGCACCCGAGCAGCCCACCGACCTGCGGAAGAAATCGTGGAAGGCGGTGTTGCGGCGGACGGCGGCCGAGTTCAACGACGACGAGCTGGCCGACCGGGCGGCGGCCCTCACGTACTACGGCGTGCTCGCGCTCTTCCCGGGGCTGCTGGTGCTGGTGTCGCTGCTCGGGATGGCGGGGGAGTCGGCGACCCGGCGGGTGCTGGACGCCATCAAGAAGATGGCGCCGGGTCCCGCGCGGGACGTCGTCACCAGCGCGGTGGAGCAGTTGCAGGGCGCCGGCGGGCTGGGCTCCCTGCTCGCCGTCGTCGGTGTGCTCGCCGCCCTGTGGTCGGCCTCGGGATACGTGGGCGCCTTCATCCGCTCCTCCAACGCCGTCTACGACATGCCGGAGGGGCGGCCGGTGTGGAAGGTGCTCCCGGTACGGCTCGGGATCACCGTGGCCCTGCTGGCCATGGCGGGCGCGAGCGGGCTGATCGTCGTCCTCACCGGTGACCTGGCCCGGCGCGCGGGGTCCGTACTGGGGGTGGGCGACACCGCGCTGACCGTGTGGTCGCTCGCCAAGTGGCCCGTCCTGCTGTTCCTGGTGACCCTCATGATCGCGCTGCTGTTCTGGGCCGCCCCCAACGCCAGGACCAAGGGCTTCCGCTGGGTCTCGCCGGGGAGTTTCCTGGCGCTGCTGATCTGGATCCTGGCCTCGGCCGGGTTCGCCGTCTACGTGGCCAACTTCGGTTCGTACAACAAGACGTACGGCGCGCTGGCGGGCGTCGTCGTCTTCCTCGTCTGGCTGTGGATCAGCAACATCGCGATCCTCCTCGGCCTGGAGTTCGACGCCGAGCTGGCGCGGGAGCGGGCCGTGGTCGGCGGCCACCCGGTGGACGAGGAGCCGTACGTCGAGCCGCGTGACACCCGGTCGTGGTCCGAGGAGGACCACCGGGAGGCCGAGAGCGGCTGA
- a CDS encoding DUF6058 family natural product biosynthesis protein, protein MSDTELRERLAARFREVNGDHPMSAADDAYVSAQFAGLDAVCAGRGGGAAARRLMLEGRLPLPGYLRSDGTEMVPRDLFCLADAAGGVDGLEAWFTGHWADPAEGRAEWAAYLSGRYVCLRSVSPATIRRKEHLTAAIAAAADGPGAGPGPWAERLHALIDELDRLEPAFCAYDRLRFGGPTSRDLFVDAMRARLPRP, encoded by the coding sequence ATGTCGGACACGGAGCTGAGAGAGCGGCTCGCCGCGCGGTTTCGCGAGGTCAACGGCGACCACCCCATGAGCGCGGCCGACGACGCCTACGTCAGTGCGCAGTTCGCCGGGCTGGACGCCGTGTGCGCGGGCCGGGGCGGCGGTGCGGCGGCCCGGCGGCTGATGCTGGAGGGCCGGCTGCCGCTTCCGGGTTACCTGCGCTCCGACGGGACGGAGATGGTGCCGCGCGACCTGTTCTGCCTCGCCGACGCGGCGGGCGGTGTGGACGGGCTGGAGGCGTGGTTCACCGGGCACTGGGCCGACCCGGCCGAGGGGAGGGCGGAGTGGGCGGCGTATCTGAGCGGGCGGTACGTCTGCCTGCGCTCGGTGAGCCCGGCCACGATCCGGCGGAAGGAGCACCTGACGGCGGCGATCGCCGCCGCCGCGGACGGGCCAGGCGCGGGCCCGGGGCCGTGGGCGGAGCGGCTGCACGCGCTGATCGACGAGCTCGACCGGCTGGAACCGGCGTTCTGCGCCTACGACCGTCTCAGGTTCGGCGGTCCCACGTCACGCGACCTCTTCGTCGACGCGATGCGCGCCCGTCTCCCGCGCCCGTGA